The following are encoded in a window of Penaeus vannamei isolate JL-2024 chromosome 17, ASM4276789v1, whole genome shotgun sequence genomic DNA:
- the LOC113829403 gene encoding uncharacterized protein: protein MLRVCIMLVVLGAVCCQKYPDPLVDIDCTNWCSLSSTTYYCCDEDRNGSTGKCPATPISKNELDILSDLGNHNALNCKFDRECEVGEKCCYAKESQHYRICRFAF, encoded by the exons ATGCTGCGCGTGTGCATAATGCTGGTCGTGTTGGGTGCCGTCTGCTGCCAGAAGTACCCCGACCCTCTGGTGGACATTGACTGCACTAACTGGTGTAGCCTTAGTAGTACCACCTATTACTGCTGCGACGAAGACCGTAATG gttcAACCGGCAAATGCCCAGCCACTCCTATTTCGAAGAATGAGCTGGACATCCTCAGCGATCTGGGTAACCACAACGCCCTCAACTGCAAGTTCGACAGAGAGTGCGAGGTCGGGGAGAAGTGCTGCTACGCCAAGGAATCTCAGCACTACAGGATCTGCCGCTTCGCCTTCTAG